In one Culex quinquefasciatus strain JHB chromosome 2, VPISU_Cqui_1.0_pri_paternal, whole genome shotgun sequence genomic region, the following are encoded:
- the LOC6041441 gene encoding hexamerin-1.1 — MRLTVAAIALCLVAVASAAYVPVDKPVTGVKYADKEFLIKQKFFFEVFRNIHLPLTFEEYKPYTKTWVSDETKYVNYKEVVEFFDYFKFGFLPKGEMYTVYNVDYMKQTYLLFNFFYNSADWDTFYKNVVWARENVNEGMFIYALTMATFQRADLKGIVLPAIYEIYPYYFFNTDMIHKALYKKLYEPKFGFASNGKYNVVYSNYTAVYPLDYFGEEKMSYFTEDIGLNAYYYYFMMDYPFFLGESKYNLFKDRRGELYFYMYQQLIARYYLERSANFMGPIEEFTWEQPIKTGYWPKLSFWNGVPFYGRYDNFVIAPKYFYKFDMIKDYEARLRQTIDKGYFYLEDGSKIDLRKPESIDYLGNLFNANPDSLDNEYFKHIEFFARNMYSNSDMFYSGSKVWPSALMQYETSMRDPFFYQLYNKFLSYYWQFKSYLPLYTFEELSFKGLEIKNVVFDKLMTYFEYFDADISNVIPSGFTGEKFWDYSIFARQKRINHKPFTYTMDVYSEFAGKGVVRMYMGPKFYDVKQLQYLKKYFVEVDQYMYDFVVGKNSIVRNSRDYYWSVRDRTTYSELYKKVMTAYKGEDKFAMDMSEAHCGFPDRLLLPKGLPSGYEMTFYFIITPYYAPKVEQFSTFDYSYSCGVGSGSKYIDTLPFGFPFDREIDFSYFFTKNMYFKDVIVYHSDDMKLNTSY; from the exons ATGAGACTGACGGTTGCAGCTATCGCCCTCTGCCTGGTCGCCGTGGCCAGCGCAGCCTACGTTCCCGTGGACAAACCCGTGACCGGTGTCAAGTATG CCGACAAGGAATTTTTGATTAAGCAAAAGTTCTTCTTCGAGGTTTTCCGTAACATCCATCTGCCTCTCACGTTCGAAGAGTACAAACCGTACACCAAGACCTGGGTCAGCGATGAGACCAAGTATGTCAACTACAAGGAGGTGGTCGAGTTCTTCGACTACTTCAAGTTTGGCTTCCTGCCCAAGGGAGAGATGTACACCGTCTACAACGTTGATTACATGAAGCAGACCTACCTGCTGTTCAACTTCTTCTACAACTCGGCCGATTGGGACACTTTCTACAAGAACGTCGTCTGGGCCCGCGAGAATGTGAACGAAGGCATGTTCATCTATGCCCTGACCATGGCTACCTTCCAGCGTGCTGACCTCAAGGGAATCGTCCTGCCGGCCATCTACGAAATCTACCCGTACTACTTCTTTAACACCGACATGATCCACAAGGCTCTGTATAAGAAGCTGTACGAACCCAAGTTCGGTTTCGCTAGCAACGGCAAGTACAACGTGGTTTACTCCAACTATACCGCTGTGTACCCATTGGACTATTTCGGCGAGGAAAAGATGAGCTACTTCACTGAGGATATCGGTCTGAACGCTTACTACTACTACTTCATGATGGACTATCCGTTCTTCCTGGGCGAATCCAAGTACAACCTGTTCAAGGACCGTCGCGGTGAGCTGTACTTCTATATGTACCAGCAGCTGATTGCTCGTTACTATCTGGAACGTTCTGCCAACTTCATGGGACCGATTGAGGAATTCACCTGGGAACAGCCCATCAAGACCGGATATTGGCCCAAGCTGAGCTTCTGGAATGGAGTGCCATTCTACGGACGTTACGATAACTTTGTCATTGCCCCGAAATACTTCTACAAGTTCGACATGATCAAGGACTACGAAGCCCGCCTGCGCCAGACCATTGACAAGGGATACTTCTACCTGGAGGATGGATCCAAGATTGACCTGCGCAAACCCGAATCGATCGACTACCTCGGAAACCTGTTCAACGCCAACCCCGACAGCCTGGACAACGAATACTTCAAGCACATTGAATTCTTCGCCCGCAACATGTACAGCAACTCTGACATGTTCTACTCCGGATCCAAGGTTTGGCCGAGCGCTCTGATGCAGTACGAGACTTCGATGCGCGATCCCTTCTTCTATCAGCTGTACAACAAATTCCTGTCTTACTACTGGCAATTCAAGAGCTACCTGCCCCTCTATACCTTCGAGGAGCTGAGCTTCAAGGGACTCGAGATCAAGAACGTTGTTTTCGACAAGCTGATGACCTACTTTGAATACTTCGATGCTGATATCAGCAACGTCATCCCGTCTGGTTTCACCGGAGAGAAGTTCTGGGACTACTCCATCTTTGCCCGTCAGAAGCGCATCAACCACAAACCGTTCACCTACACCATGGATGTCTACAGCGAGTTCGCCGGCAAGGGTGTTGTCCGCATGTACATGGGCCCGAAATTCTACGACGTTAAGCAGCTGCAGTACCTGAAGAAGTATTTCGTCGAGGTTGACCAGTACATGTACGACTTTGTCGTTGGCAAGAACAGCATCGTCCGCAACTCTCGCGACTACTACTGGAGCGTCCGCGACCGCACCACCTACAGCGAACTCTACAAGAAGGTCATGACCGCCTACAAGGGTGAGGACAAGTTCGCCATGGACATGTCTGAGGCCCACTGCGGCTTCCCTGATCGTCTGCTGTTGCCGAAGGGTCTGCCCAGCGGCTACGAAATGACCTTCTACTTCATCATCACCCCGTACTACGCCCCCAAGGTCGAGCAGTTCTCCACCTTCGACTACTCGTACAGCTGCGGTGTTGGATCTGGCTCCAAGTACATCGACACTCTGCCGTTCGGATTCCCCTTCGACCGCGAGATCGACTTCAGCTACTTCTTCACCAAGAACATGTACTTCAAGGATGTCATCGTGTACCACAGCGACGACATGAAGTTGAATACGTCGTACTAA